A window from Citrus sinensis cultivar Valencia sweet orange chromosome 3, DVS_A1.0, whole genome shotgun sequence encodes these proteins:
- the LOC102607739 gene encoding persulfide dioxygenase ETHE1 homolog, mitochondrial encodes MIQLRFLKSPLLSSSNILSNFSPKPRTGTLLPHPVTKFKPLSQMDSYSTTTTSSSSSSSKLLFRQTFEKESSTYTYLLADVNHPDKPALLIDPVDKTVDRDLNVIKELGLKLVYAMNTHVHADHVTGTGLIKSKVPGVKSIISKASGSKADLHVEHGDKVSFGDLFLEVRATPGHTLGCVTYVSGEGPDQPQPRMAFTGDALLIRGCGRTDFQGGSSSQLYKSVHSQIFTLPKDTLIYPAHDYKGFTVSTVGEEIQYNPRLTKDEETFKSIMENLNLSYPKMIDIAVPANLVCGMQDLTSKA; translated from the exons atGATTCAATTGCGATTTTTGAAATCCCCTTTGCTTTCCTCCTCCAACATTCTTTCCAATTTTTCTCCGAAACCCAGAACCGGAACCCTTCTTCCTCATCCCGTCACCAAGTTTAAGCCTCTTTCTCAAATGGATTCTTATTCTACCACTACGACatcgtcttcttcttcttcatcgaAGCTGCTGTTTCGCCAGACGTTTGAGAAGGAATCCTCCACCTACACTTACCTTCTTGCTGACGTCAATCATCCCGATAAACCAGCTCTG TTGATTGACCCTGTCGACAAGACCGTTGATAGAGACCTGAATGTTATTAAAGAACTGGGATTGAAGCTTGTATATGCCATGAACACCCATGTACATGCTGATCATGTCACTGGAACGGGTCTCATTAAG AGTAAGGTTCCGGGAGTGAAATCTATTATATCAAAAGCAAGTGGTTCCAAGGCTGATCTTCATGTTGAACATGGGGATAAAGTCTCTTTCGGTGATCTCTTCCTTGAG GTTCGTGCTACTCCTGGCCATACGTTGGGTTGTGTTACCTATGTTTCTGGTGAAGGACCTGATCAGCCTCAACCAAGGATGGCATTCACTGGAGATGCCTTACTGATACGTGGATGCGGGAGGACTGATTTTCAG GGTGGAAGTTCAAGTCAGCTCTACAAGTCAGTGCATTCACAG ATATTTACTTTGCCGAAGGACACATTAATCTACCCGGCTCATGATTACAAGGGATTCACA GTAAGCACAGTGGGAGAGGAGATTCAGTACAATCCTCGCCTAACGAAAGATGAG GAAACATTCAAATCCATAATGGAAA ATTTAAACCTGTCATATCCAAAGATGATAGACATAGCAGTTCCGGCAAATTTGGTTTGTGGAATGCAAGATCTGACCTCCAAAGCCTGA